From the Thunnus albacares chromosome 24, fThuAlb1.1, whole genome shotgun sequence genome, one window contains:
- the LOC122976416 gene encoding protein FAM171B isoform X2: MPAAERHLPPPLLLFLPSLLLIISCLDHGAVRAAEEEGGGLPPSSPGDNGLTAAVGDQSATDPTAPGRFLGPSALSAEPQFALKVLVRDMVTRQPLRGALVGVYVNHTLRSSAQTGERGEVLLSVAYSPGISLTLVGNMEGYVPSPLPWSTTKRPIFSAVTLLLLPHSQGNIWLFEDSVLITRKLPDSSSQPKVKFPKNLLTVSDKSNISSVTAYLTVPQHHLAKDCVNCTPGVIINKSVFRSIELKAVAAVSVLLYSGGEELQVRGPIQISMPLGHNTNFRASDTVPAWAFNLKTGAWENQGLGIVKAVGGELVWTYTASHLGYWVAAPVPSSNDYLGHGSSLDFISYHTYLLIGILGGTLAIVIGFLSVLLCHCGGSHREPRRRRARFSKLTVVKKDQTTSTHMEEGLLFHSGDNSLASCSVQCEPSSTPRHKANYNIYVEDPGSRPAASLYENITLDRIKGPQQHSHYINSEEVARIREKSEQNRANINSDNFFQDKLVHIYNQPVAIIQAPELFSAQEQQLSGCKSATFPRNGVEYDAHTEPASKDSYTQTLPKVPHHHSQGRSSPQQSNQDEPQPLETPPQGQGPNAGVWGCYSNLLESSVSVPGTLNEAAGMQAFSSVHGVPSELQGISERTLLELTRGKSSSSHPRAWFVSLDGKPAAQVRHSIIELQSRHRPPSSNDTSLDSGVDMNEPLQNIREAERDRPSIRASSLPHHSRGGRYGEEQDLSSSESGTTATCTPEDPSLRNILDGSSGAIPNIPEERDGMDTSSAQEDSESRGTPPPRRLRKVREKGKTEKRSAKHVREGRPLTKRS, encoded by the exons ATGCCCGCTGCTGAACGCCACCTGCCGCCGCCGCTCCTGCTCTTTCTGCCGTCGTTGCTTTTGATTATTTCCTGCCTGGATCATGGGGCGGTGAGAGCagcggaggaggagggcggCGGCTTGCCCCCCTCCTCGCCCGGGGACAATGGCCTCACCGCCGCGGTCGGAGACCAGTCAGCCACCGACCCGACCGCCCCGGGGCGATTTCTCGGCCCCTCCGCCTTgtcagcag AGCCCCAGTTTGCCCTGAAGGTCCTGGTGAGGGACATGGTGACTCGACAGCCACTGCGGGGGGCTTTGGTGGGTGTTTATGTGAACCACACACTGAGGAGCTCAGCCCAAACAGGGGAGAGAGGTGAGGTTCTTCTCTCGGTAGCGTACAGTCCAGGAATCAGTCTGACCCTGGTGGGCAACATGGAAGGCTATGTCCCCAGCCCCCTGCCCTGGAGCACCACCAAGAGACCAA ttttctctgctgtgacgctgctgctgcttcctcacAGCCAAGGGAACATCTGGCTGTTTGAAGACTCGGTCCTCATCACCAGGAAGTTACCAG ACAGCTCCTCTCAGCCAAAGGTTAAGTTCCCCAAGAACCTCCTCACAGTCTCTGATAAGAGCAACATTTCCTCAGTGACAGCTTACCTGACTGTACCACAGCACCACCTAGCGAAGGACTGTGTCAACTGCACTCCAGGCGTCATCATCAACAAATCAG TGTTCAGAAGCATCGAGCTGAAGGCGGTGGCAGCCGTCAGCGTGCTGCTGTACTCTGGTGGTGAGGAGCTCCAGGTTCGAGGACCCATCCAAATCAGCATGCCCCTGGGACACAACACCAACTTTCGTGCCTCTGATACTGTGCCAGCCTGGGCTTTCAACTTAAAGACCG GTGCCTGGGAGAATCAAGGTCTGGGCATAGTGAAAGCAGTTGGTGGTGAGCTAGTCTGGACCTACACCGCTTCCCATCTCGGCTACTGGGTTGCTGCCCCTGTGCCCTCATCAAATG ATTACCTGGGACATGGAAGCTCTCTGGATTTCATATCGTACCACACCTACCTGTTGATAGGAATACTGGGAGGAACACTGGCTATAGTGATTGGATTTCTTTCTGTGTTGCTGTGTCACTGCGG AGGTTCTCATCGAGAGcccaggaggaggagagcacgTTTTTCCAAACTGACGGTGGTGAAAAAAGACCAAACCACTTCCACCCACATGGAAGAAGGTTTGCTGTTCCATTCTGGCGACAACAGCCTCGCCTCCTGCAGTGTCCAGTGTGAACCCTCATCCACACCGAGGCACAAAGCCAACTATAACATCTACGTGGAGGACCCAGGTAGTCGCCCCGCGGCTTCTCTTTATGAGAATATCACTCTGGATCGGATCAAAGGTCCCCAGCAGCATTCTCACTACATCAACAGTGAAGAGGTGGCTCGGATTCGGGAGAAGTCAGAACAGAACCGGGCCAACATCAACTCTGACAACTTCTTTCAAGATAAGCTGGTTCATATCTACAACCAGCCAGTGGCCATTATTCAGGCCCCGGAGCTTTTCAGTGCTCAGGAGCAGCAACTGTCAGGCTGCAAATCTGCTACTTTCCCCCGCAATGGAGTTGAGTATGACGCTCACACAGAGCCTGCGAGTAAAGACAGCTACACCCAGACACTACCCAAAGTCCCTCACCACCACTCCCAAGGTAGAAGCAGCCCTCAGCAGAGCAACCAAGATGAGCCCCAGCCTCTGGAGACTCCTCCCCAAGGCCAAGGCCCTAACGCTGGTGTGTGGGGATGCTACAGTAACCTCCTTGAatcctctgtctctgtgcctGGGACTCTCAATGAGGCAGCTGGTATGCAGGCCTTCAGCAGTGTGCATGGCGTGCCCAGCGAGCTGCAGGGGATCTCAGAGCGCACCTTGCTAGAGCTGACCCGGGGCAAGTCCTCGTCATCTCACCCCAGGGCCTGGTTTGTCTCTTTAGATGGGAAGCCTGCTGCCCAGGTTCGTCACTCCATCATTGAACTGCAGAGCCGCCACCGCCCGCCTAGCAGCAACGACACCAGCCTGGACTCAGGGGTGGACATGAACGAGCCTCTGCAGAACATCCGCGAGGCAGAGCGCGACAGGCCTTCCATCAGGGCCTCTTCCCTGCCGCACCACAGCAGAGGGGGGCGGTACGGTGAAGAACAGGACCTGAGCAGTAGCGAGAGTGGCACCACTGCCACCTGTACGCCAGAGGACCCTTCCCTGAGGAACATTTTAGATGGGAGCAGTGGGGCTATTCCCAATATTCCTGAGGAGCGAGACGGGATGGATACATCAAGCGCTCAGGAGGACAGCGAGTCCAGAGG
- the LOC122976416 gene encoding protein FAM171B isoform X1, translating into MPAAERHLPPPLLLFLPSLLLIISCLDHGAVRAAEEEGGGLPPSSPGDNGLTAAVGDQSATDPTAPGRFLGPSALSAEPQFALKVLVRDMVTRQPLRGALVGVYVNHTLRSSAQTGERGEVLLSVAYSPGISLTLVGNMEGYVPSPLPWSTTKRPIFSAVTLLLLPHSQGNIWLFEDSVLITRKLPDSSSQPKVKFPKNLLTVSDKSNISSVTAYLTVPQHHLAKDCVNCTPGVIINKSVFRSIELKAVAAVSVLLYSGGEELQVRGPIQISMPLGHNTNFRASDTVPAWAFNLKTGAWENQGLGIVKAVGGELVWTYTASHLGYWVAAPVPSSNGKHMLHVPILRHLYTVCSINKYCMPIYTFNHLDYLGHGSSLDFISYHTYLLIGILGGTLAIVIGFLSVLLCHCGGSHREPRRRRARFSKLTVVKKDQTTSTHMEEGLLFHSGDNSLASCSVQCEPSSTPRHKANYNIYVEDPGSRPAASLYENITLDRIKGPQQHSHYINSEEVARIREKSEQNRANINSDNFFQDKLVHIYNQPVAIIQAPELFSAQEQQLSGCKSATFPRNGVEYDAHTEPASKDSYTQTLPKVPHHHSQGRSSPQQSNQDEPQPLETPPQGQGPNAGVWGCYSNLLESSVSVPGTLNEAAGMQAFSSVHGVPSELQGISERTLLELTRGKSSSSHPRAWFVSLDGKPAAQVRHSIIELQSRHRPPSSNDTSLDSGVDMNEPLQNIREAERDRPSIRASSLPHHSRGGRYGEEQDLSSSESGTTATCTPEDPSLRNILDGSSGAIPNIPEERDGMDTSSAQEDSESRGTPPPRRLRKVREKGKTEKRSAKHVREGRPLTKRS; encoded by the exons ATGCCCGCTGCTGAACGCCACCTGCCGCCGCCGCTCCTGCTCTTTCTGCCGTCGTTGCTTTTGATTATTTCCTGCCTGGATCATGGGGCGGTGAGAGCagcggaggaggagggcggCGGCTTGCCCCCCTCCTCGCCCGGGGACAATGGCCTCACCGCCGCGGTCGGAGACCAGTCAGCCACCGACCCGACCGCCCCGGGGCGATTTCTCGGCCCCTCCGCCTTgtcagcag AGCCCCAGTTTGCCCTGAAGGTCCTGGTGAGGGACATGGTGACTCGACAGCCACTGCGGGGGGCTTTGGTGGGTGTTTATGTGAACCACACACTGAGGAGCTCAGCCCAAACAGGGGAGAGAGGTGAGGTTCTTCTCTCGGTAGCGTACAGTCCAGGAATCAGTCTGACCCTGGTGGGCAACATGGAAGGCTATGTCCCCAGCCCCCTGCCCTGGAGCACCACCAAGAGACCAA ttttctctgctgtgacgctgctgctgcttcctcacAGCCAAGGGAACATCTGGCTGTTTGAAGACTCGGTCCTCATCACCAGGAAGTTACCAG ACAGCTCCTCTCAGCCAAAGGTTAAGTTCCCCAAGAACCTCCTCACAGTCTCTGATAAGAGCAACATTTCCTCAGTGACAGCTTACCTGACTGTACCACAGCACCACCTAGCGAAGGACTGTGTCAACTGCACTCCAGGCGTCATCATCAACAAATCAG TGTTCAGAAGCATCGAGCTGAAGGCGGTGGCAGCCGTCAGCGTGCTGCTGTACTCTGGTGGTGAGGAGCTCCAGGTTCGAGGACCCATCCAAATCAGCATGCCCCTGGGACACAACACCAACTTTCGTGCCTCTGATACTGTGCCAGCCTGGGCTTTCAACTTAAAGACCG GTGCCTGGGAGAATCAAGGTCTGGGCATAGTGAAAGCAGTTGGTGGTGAGCTAGTCTGGACCTACACCGCTTCCCATCTCGGCTACTGGGTTGCTGCCCCTGTGCCCTCATCAAATGGTAAACACATGCTTCATGTACCTATATTACGTCATTTATACACAGTTTGTAGtattaataaatattgtatGCCTATCTATACATTTAACCATTTAGATTACCTGGGACATGGAAGCTCTCTGGATTTCATATCGTACCACACCTACCTGTTGATAGGAATACTGGGAGGAACACTGGCTATAGTGATTGGATTTCTTTCTGTGTTGCTGTGTCACTGCGG AGGTTCTCATCGAGAGcccaggaggaggagagcacgTTTTTCCAAACTGACGGTGGTGAAAAAAGACCAAACCACTTCCACCCACATGGAAGAAGGTTTGCTGTTCCATTCTGGCGACAACAGCCTCGCCTCCTGCAGTGTCCAGTGTGAACCCTCATCCACACCGAGGCACAAAGCCAACTATAACATCTACGTGGAGGACCCAGGTAGTCGCCCCGCGGCTTCTCTTTATGAGAATATCACTCTGGATCGGATCAAAGGTCCCCAGCAGCATTCTCACTACATCAACAGTGAAGAGGTGGCTCGGATTCGGGAGAAGTCAGAACAGAACCGGGCCAACATCAACTCTGACAACTTCTTTCAAGATAAGCTGGTTCATATCTACAACCAGCCAGTGGCCATTATTCAGGCCCCGGAGCTTTTCAGTGCTCAGGAGCAGCAACTGTCAGGCTGCAAATCTGCTACTTTCCCCCGCAATGGAGTTGAGTATGACGCTCACACAGAGCCTGCGAGTAAAGACAGCTACACCCAGACACTACCCAAAGTCCCTCACCACCACTCCCAAGGTAGAAGCAGCCCTCAGCAGAGCAACCAAGATGAGCCCCAGCCTCTGGAGACTCCTCCCCAAGGCCAAGGCCCTAACGCTGGTGTGTGGGGATGCTACAGTAACCTCCTTGAatcctctgtctctgtgcctGGGACTCTCAATGAGGCAGCTGGTATGCAGGCCTTCAGCAGTGTGCATGGCGTGCCCAGCGAGCTGCAGGGGATCTCAGAGCGCACCTTGCTAGAGCTGACCCGGGGCAAGTCCTCGTCATCTCACCCCAGGGCCTGGTTTGTCTCTTTAGATGGGAAGCCTGCTGCCCAGGTTCGTCACTCCATCATTGAACTGCAGAGCCGCCACCGCCCGCCTAGCAGCAACGACACCAGCCTGGACTCAGGGGTGGACATGAACGAGCCTCTGCAGAACATCCGCGAGGCAGAGCGCGACAGGCCTTCCATCAGGGCCTCTTCCCTGCCGCACCACAGCAGAGGGGGGCGGTACGGTGAAGAACAGGACCTGAGCAGTAGCGAGAGTGGCACCACTGCCACCTGTACGCCAGAGGACCCTTCCCTGAGGAACATTTTAGATGGGAGCAGTGGGGCTATTCCCAATATTCCTGAGGAGCGAGACGGGATGGATACATCAAGCGCTCAGGAGGACAGCGAGTCCAGAGG